ACAGCAACAACTGACGTAAAACGTAAGTGTCTGGAAGTACTCCGGCATATAGAAGATAATCTAAGTGGTGAATATATGACCGGAATGGCTTTGTTGCATAGCACCTTAAGCAGTGATGGTTTACGACAAATTTATGTAATGATTTCAAATTTAGCCATACCAATATCAGTGAATTTATTAAGCAAATAGCATTTGATTAGCAGTTCTTTTTCTCGATTTATCTCAGATTTATTCCTAAAACTAAATCCGAATATTTGCTTTAATCTTGAGAAAAACCCTTCAATATAAGATCTTTTCCCATAATTTACTTCTTTTTTCCATTCTTTCATGCCATCTTCACCGTATAATTTTATTAACCTAATAGCAGCATTCCTGTCAGACATATAATCTATTTTTGAATGTTCTGCTGCATCCTTTTTTGGTAGAACTTTTGTCTTTATATCGTATTTCTTACACAATTTATAAAGTTTGTGCCTATCGTATGCCCTATCTGCATATAATGCTTTTATTTTGTGCTGAAAATTAACTTCTTCAAGCAAATCGCAAGCTCCATAGTGGTCAGAGTAGACGCCATTACTGTATCTTGCAGCTATAGCTTTTTTACTATTCACACTTAACATAACATGTAACTTTCTTACTTGCTCGTAGCTTCGGTACTTTCTATCTGCACTGTTTTCCTTACTGTGGCCAGGAGTGTTACTGTAAATGCTGATACTTGTGCTATCTATGATAATTTCAATATTTTCCATGTTGCTTTTATCAACCCTGCAATCATTTATCTTAATATTAAGTTTTTTAAACCTTCTTGATGCTTGTGAATAGCTGATAACTGCCAAATTTTTTCCTATTTGTTGCAGATATCCTTTTATAAACCCCACCGTTTGTCTTAACCCAATTCTAAAAAGATTGACAATTATATGCACCAAAATTACGACTTTATCACTGTAAATATAGTTGCCGCCCTGCATTTTTGGACTATTTTCATACCAATTTTCGATAGCTTCATCGATGTAACGAAAAATATTTCCCCTTTTTTCAAGGAATTTGTTATATTCGTTTTGGTTACTGACTTTCATTTTCTGTGGCATATTTTTTCTTCAACAGTTAAATGGTTATTTATAATGAATTTTGTCAGTAGCCACCAGATTTTTTCGGTTGCTATGCAACAAAGCCCACTGGAATCCAGCCTTTCACTGTCAAAGATGTTATTCTTAATATAAGGTTAGTCACTTTCGTGCTCACCAACTTAATCTCTAATCAAAATTTCTGGATCCAAGTAGTCAGGGCACTGGGATGACATCTTTGTGTTTGAGGCAAAACCGGCTATAATATTTCTTCGCAAACAAATGTTCGTACAGAGCTACTTTCATGACACCACGATTATGCTATAAATTCTTTATCGTATGAATATATTAAGAAGAGAACGTATTAAAGCTGTTTCTCCTTTTTTATTGATAAAATTTGAACTTATAGCATATTCAACTAGGCTGGATTTTAGTAGATTAACATTTTGAGAATGAATATTATTGAAGATGGAGTTTAACTCTTTAGCAAGCAGACTGCAAAATTTTTGCACACTGTCATATGCGATATTTTCAAGTTCATGTGCAAATTTATCTTGAGCTATAGTTGTTATATCTTCAATTTCCTTATTAAACTCCTCTAGCTTTTTTTCGTTATTTTTAAAATTTTTCGTAAAAGTTTTCATATCAATTAAACTCAACTACTATTATGATTATAATGATAATGAAAAACTACCGAAGTAAAAAATTCACACTACTGTGTAACTTGCAAATACTTTTACGCGCTAGGGCTATAGGTGTCATCCAAGTACCCCCTTCCCATCATCTGAGTAGCCTCCTTTTCCTGTCATCCCAGTGCTTGACACTGGGATGGCTTTGTTGCATCGCTAGCTATGATGGATTAAAGATAAAAAAGATGGAGAATATCAGTAGCTTATTATTCTGGTATTTATAACAAGAACGGTCAGTGAATACCTAAATTTGAGTAAAAGAAATTTCACTACCACTCACTAATCCGGCTAAAATTCAAGAATTTCAATGCTTTAGCTATTTTCAATAGAATTAAGTTTATTAATATAAATAATAAATTACTATTCTTAAATTTGATCAGATTGATTGCAAAAAAACAAGATTTTCAATAGGTTGCTTATAATCCTAGCTATAGTTAGCCTTTCATAAGTAGCGATGCAACAAAGCCCACTGGGATCCAGGAAAAAGAATGGTGTCATGAAAGTAGCTGATACCAATTCCCACTATACAAAGAACAGATAGAAGATAATGGAAAAAAAGCTATACTAAAGTAAGTGAAATAGCGAGGTTTAAATGGCATTAAGGTCAAAACTATTAGACGAAAAAGTTGTAAATTTGGCGAAAGAAATGTTAAAAAAGGTCAGAAATAATGCATATGTTTCAAAAAAGTTACAAGCGGTAATAGCAGGAAAAGAAAGTAGTATAAGCGCTGTAGCAAGAATATGTAAAATTTCAAGGACTGCTTTGACTGAATGGATAAAGCATCTAAAATTTGGTAGAGTAGAAAAACTATTTGCCCCGTCTCAGCGGCGAAGAAAAAGCAAATTAAACAAAAATCAACGTAAGCAAATTGAAATATGGGTAGAAAAAAATCCAAATATTACTATTAAGGAAGTGCGAATAAAAATCTCAGAGGAATTTGACCTAAACATCGGTAAATCAACAGTGCACCGTGAGATACAAAGGATGAAATTTTCTTACATAACACCAAGGCCAATGCACCATAAACAAGATAAAAACAAGCAAGAAGAGTTTAAAAAATACTTCAATAAAATAGTCAATTCCCACCCTGAAAAGGAGGTATTTTTTTGATGAATCACGATTTGGAACTCATTCAAAAATCGGACACGGATGGTTCAAAAAAGGGATCAGAACGCAGGTTAAAATAAAAATCGGTAGACAAAATTTCTATATCTACAGTGCGGTAAATCCAAGAAGCGGTAAGGAAATTAGCCTACTTGCTCCATATGTAAACACTGATTGTATGAATATATTTCTGGAGCAGATGTCGAAAGATTTAGGCACGAAAGAAGCCTTTCTTGTAATGGATTGTGCAAGTTGGCATAGATCAAAAAGTTTGAAATTTCAGGAAAACATTACCATTATATACTTGCCTCCTTATTCACCTGAACTGAATCCTGTTGAGAGGTTGTGGCAATATATCAAACACAATACTTTACGCAACAGAGTCTACGATACCATAGGCTTACTTGAAGATGTTGTGTGTAATTTTATTGTCAGTATTTCCAGCACTACTATTAAACGAGTTTGTAATGTTTCTTATTTGTTCGATTAGTAATGGAATTTGGTATGACACTGATTTCCATCCAAAAGGGTGTCATCCCAGTGCCCAGAAACTTGGATCCAGAAAACTTAACTCTACACCAAGTAAATGTACAGTAAGAACTAGATCCCAGTGTCTGGGCACTGGGATGACAAAAAAAGGAGCACTGGGATGACATCATCCTTTTTTTGGGATTCCAGTGTCAGCTACTTGCATCTGCAAACTGCAATGTTCGTACAGATGTAGGTGCTAAGTTTTACAAACACCACGTTGTGCTGAACCTATATCCACTTCTTTCAATTCAGTGTCAGGAGCGATGGGTTTTGATATTGTGTATGTAATGCCACCGGCTATCAGTGCAGATACCACAGAAGCTGCAACTATTAATAGAGCAGACAATCCAGAAGCAATACTAAGAGCAGCACCTACTACTAACATAGCTGCAAGGCTCGCATAGACAACTTTTGGGGAAAATTGTCTTTTTCCTACTTTTTCTAGCGACACTTCATTTGTTTTAGTTTTGCCTAATTCACCCTTAAGTGGTGTGTTTTCATTTTTCAGATTTTTTATTTCTTGTTTTAGTAATTCATTCTCTTTATTGAGTTGTTTCAACTTAGTCTCATGTCCAGCTATGCAACTTTTTGATTCTTCTAGTTCCTTTTGCGTTTTTTCTAACAACGCTTCTGCTTTAGAATACTGACTTTCTGTTTTGTCTAATTTATCCTTAAGCGTTGCGTTTTCATTTCCTAGCTCTTGTATTTTTTGTTTTAGTGATTGATTCTCTTCCTTTAGCTGAGCACATAATTTTTTTAATTTAACCTTACGTTTTCTAACCTTTTCTGTTTCTTCTGGAGTTTCCGTTGCATTGTGTGTTTTGGAATGGGAAGAAGTACCAGATACAACCTCAGATAGCTGACCACAC
This genomic interval from Wolbachia endosymbiont (group A) of Rhinocyllus conicus contains the following:
- a CDS encoding IS630 family transposase (programmed frameshift), which gives rise to MALRSKLLDEKVVNLAKEMLKKVRNNAYVSKKLQAVIAGKESSISAVARICKISRTALTEWIKHLKFGRVEKLFAPSQRRRKSKLNKNQRKQIEIWVEKNPNITIKEVRIKISEEFDLNIGKSTVHREIQRMKFSYITPRPMHHKQDKNKQEEFKKYFNKIVNSHPEKEVFFDESRFGTHSKIGHGWFKKGIRTQVKIKIGRQNFYIYSAVNPRSGKEISLLAPYVNTDCMNIFLEQMSKDLGTKEAFLVMDCASWHRSKSLKFQENITIIYLPPYSPELNPVERLWQYIKHNTLRNRVYDTIGLLEDVVCNFIVSISSTTIKRVCNVSYLFD
- a CDS encoding IS5 family transposase, which encodes MPQKMKVSNQNEYNKFLEKRGNIFRYIDEAIENWYENSPKMQGGNYIYSDKVVILVHIIVNLFRIGLRQTVGFIKGYLQQIGKNLAVISYSQASRRFKKLNIKINDCRVDKSNMENIEIIIDSTSISIYSNTPGHSKENSADRKYRSYEQVRKLHVMLSVNSKKAIAARYSNGVYSDHYGACDLLEEVNFQHKIKALYADRAYDRHKLYKLCKKYDIKTKVLPKKDAAEHSKIDYMSDRNAAIRLIKLYGEDGMKEWKKEVNYGKRSYIEGFFSRLKQIFGFSFRNKSEINREKELLIKCYLLNKFTDIGMAKFEIIT